From the genome of Azospira restricta, one region includes:
- a CDS encoding M1 family metallopeptidase produces MRCRPRSLAKRLLPLLAAFPFAAAATPQLDLDVRLDPATRAFAATARLAESEPTRSLAGFALAPNFEITALSVDGRAVPPVATPRAGRQWVRLPAGTKRAEIAYRATLAPLQALDHREVLQSRAPTADPDGSFLPAVAGWYPDPGELFSYRVALALPAGQKGLTPGELVHERDDADGYRAEFRFPQPADGIDLMAGPYVVGERTLTLAGDRKIRIRTWFHPELASLATGYLDDSARYVERYSRLIGDYPFALFSVVSSPTPTGFGMPGLTYLGRDVLRLPFIRATSLGHEVLHNWWGNGVYPDWAKGNWSEGLTTFLADYAYKEDEGEAAALDMRLGWLRDLAAVPPGADTALRDFVARRHGISSIVGYNKAAMLFLMLKDEIGADVFERGLRRFWHEQRFRSAGWAELEAAFAREAGRPLRGFFKQWVERAGAPALQLAAAERQGDALAVTLTQRGAGSPYALAVPLRLVFADRVETRRVPLATARATIVLKDAGAAQAVELDPDYRLWRRVDPAVLPAILREVFVAPQAALQTVDADPALQAAARALAVRLLDSGVKAETAGPAPMLVIGSAPAVDAWLAARGLPPRPATAGGRGTAQVWAGRDAAGTPYAVVSGNDAAALRALERGLPHYGRQSWLVFDGGRAADKGVWPPRTERIAVGGRAPK; encoded by the coding sequence ATGCGCTGCCGCCCCCGCTCGCTTGCGAAACGACTGCTGCCGCTGCTGGCGGCGTTCCCCTTCGCCGCGGCCGCCACGCCGCAGCTCGACCTCGACGTCCGCCTCGACCCGGCGACGCGCGCCTTCGCCGCCACCGCCCGCCTTGCCGAGAGCGAGCCGACGCGTTCGCTGGCCGGCTTCGCGCTGGCGCCGAACTTCGAGATCACCGCGCTCAGCGTCGACGGCCGCGCCGTGCCGCCTGTCGCGACGCCGCGCGCCGGCCGCCAGTGGGTGCGCCTGCCGGCCGGCACCAAGCGCGCGGAGATCGCCTACCGCGCGACGCTCGCCCCGCTGCAGGCGCTCGACCACCGCGAGGTGCTGCAGTCGCGCGCGCCGACCGCCGACCCCGACGGCAGCTTCCTGCCCGCCGTCGCCGGCTGGTACCCCGACCCCGGCGAGCTGTTCAGCTACCGCGTCGCGCTGGCGCTGCCCGCCGGCCAGAAGGGGCTGACGCCGGGCGAACTGGTGCACGAGCGCGACGACGCCGACGGCTACCGCGCCGAATTCCGCTTCCCGCAGCCGGCCGACGGCATCGACCTGATGGCCGGCCCCTACGTCGTCGGCGAGCGCACGCTGACGCTGGCAGGCGACCGGAAAATCCGCATCCGCACCTGGTTCCACCCCGAGCTCGCCTCGCTCGCCACCGGCTACCTCGACGACTCGGCGCGCTACGTCGAGCGCTACAGCCGGCTGATCGGCGACTACCCGTTCGCGCTGTTCAGCGTCGTCTCCAGCCCGACGCCGACCGGCTTCGGCATGCCCGGCCTGACCTACCTCGGCCGCGACGTGCTGCGCCTGCCCTTCATCCGCGCCACCTCGCTCGGCCACGAGGTGCTGCACAACTGGTGGGGCAACGGCGTCTATCCGGACTGGGCGAAGGGCAACTGGTCGGAAGGGCTGACCACCTTCCTCGCCGACTACGCCTACAAGGAGGACGAGGGCGAGGCGGCGGCGCTCGACATGCGGCTGGGCTGGCTGCGCGACCTCGCCGCGGTGCCGCCGGGTGCGGATACCGCGCTGCGCGATTTCGTCGCGCGCCGCCACGGCATCTCGTCGATCGTCGGCTACAACAAGGCGGCGATGCTGTTCCTGATGCTCAAGGACGAGATCGGCGCCGACGTCTTCGAACGCGGCCTGCGCCGCTTCTGGCACGAGCAGCGCTTCCGCAGCGCCGGCTGGGCGGAACTGGAGGCCGCCTTCGCGCGCGAGGCCGGGCGGCCGCTGCGCGGCTTCTTCAAGCAGTGGGTCGAGCGCGCCGGCGCGCCGGCGCTGCAGCTGGCCGCCGCCGAACGGCAAGGCGACGCGCTGGCGGTGACGCTGACGCAGCGCGGCGCCGGCAGCCCCTACGCGCTCGCCGTGCCGCTGCGCCTGGTCTTCGCCGACCGCGTCGAGACGCGCCGCGTGCCGCTCGCGACGGCGCGCGCGACGATCGTGCTGAAGGACGCGGGCGCCGCGCAGGCGGTCGAGCTCGACCCCGACTACCGCCTGTGGCGCCGCGTCGACCCCGCCGTGCTGCCGGCGATCCTGCGCGAGGTCTTCGTCGCGCCGCAGGCGGCGCTGCAGACAGTCGACGCCGACCCGGCGCTGCAGGCGGCGGCGCGCGCGCTGGCGGTGCGGCTGCTCGATTCGGGCGTCAAGGCGGAAACCGCGGGACCGGCGCCGATGCTGGTCATCGGCAGCGCGCCGGCGGTCGACGCCTGGCTCGCCGCGCGCGGCCTGCCGCCGCGACCGGCGACCGCCGGCGGCCGCGGCACGGCGCAGGTGTGGGCCGGGCGCGACGCGGCGGGAACGCCGTACGCCGTCGTCTCCGGGAACGACGCCGCCGCGCTGCGCGCGCTCGAGCGCGGGCTGCCGCACTACGGGCGGCAGAGCTGGCTGGTATTCGACGGCGGCAGGGCGGCGGACAAGGGAGTGTGGCCGCCGCGGACGGAGCGGATCGCGGTGGGCGGCCGGGCGCCGAAGTGA
- a CDS encoding ChaN family lipoprotein: protein MRPRRIRHAVIAVACALPLAACAAPADTCGQPGQWLVPGKTAAPLTSAAIIERVADRQAVLLGESHESAEDHRWQLHTLAQLHAKRPQLALALEMFPRRLQPLLDRWVAGEFSESAFLRQAEWDKVWGYDARDYLPLFHFARMHRLPMLAMNVERELIDAVARNGWDAVAEKQKEGLTRPAKPSAEYQKILRRIYEHHPEKVDGDKGFQRFAEAQATWDRGMAQTIAEHLKQNPGSLVVGIVGAGHVRHGHGIAHQLRDLGVARSGLLLTWRQDEPCSEIAAGVADALLVVAPPAANPPRLGITMESEKGGVRIARVLADSVADKSGIKAGDLVVEARGLPLRDLQALRYAVQQQTPGTWLPLKVKRGGEELEIVVRFPVDDSR, encoded by the coding sequence ATGCGCCCACGCCGTATCCGCCATGCCGTCATCGCCGTCGCCTGCGCGCTGCCGCTCGCCGCCTGCGCGGCGCCCGCCGACACCTGCGGCCAGCCCGGCCAGTGGCTGGTTCCCGGCAAGACCGCGGCGCCGCTGACCAGCGCCGCCATCATCGAGCGCGTCGCCGACCGGCAGGCGGTGCTGCTCGGCGAATCGCACGAGAGCGCCGAGGACCACCGCTGGCAGCTGCACACGCTGGCGCAGCTGCACGCGAAGCGGCCGCAGCTGGCGCTGGCGCTGGAGATGTTCCCGCGCCGGCTGCAGCCGCTGCTCGACCGCTGGGTCGCCGGCGAGTTCAGCGAAAGCGCGTTCCTGCGCCAGGCGGAATGGGACAAGGTGTGGGGCTACGACGCGCGCGACTACCTGCCGCTGTTCCACTTCGCGCGCATGCACCGGCTGCCGATGCTGGCGATGAACGTCGAGCGCGAGCTGATCGACGCGGTCGCCCGCAACGGCTGGGACGCGGTCGCGGAGAAACAGAAGGAAGGCCTGACGCGGCCGGCGAAGCCGTCCGCCGAATACCAGAAGATCCTGCGCCGGATCTACGAGCACCACCCGGAGAAGGTCGACGGCGACAAGGGCTTCCAGCGCTTCGCCGAGGCGCAGGCGACCTGGGACCGCGGCATGGCGCAGACGATCGCCGAGCACCTGAAGCAGAACCCGGGCAGCCTCGTCGTCGGCATCGTCGGCGCCGGCCACGTGCGCCACGGGCACGGCATCGCGCACCAGCTGCGCGACCTCGGCGTCGCCCGCAGCGGGCTGCTGCTCACCTGGCGGCAGGACGAGCCGTGCAGCGAGATCGCCGCCGGCGTCGCCGACGCGCTGCTGGTCGTCGCGCCGCCGGCGGCCAACCCGCCGCGGCTGGGCATCACGATGGAGAGCGAGAAGGGCGGCGTGCGCATCGCGCGCGTGCTCGCCGACAGCGTCGCCGACAAGTCCGGGATCAAGGCCGGCGACCTCGTCGTCGAGGCGCGCGGGCTGCCGCTGCGCGACCTGCAGGCGCTGCGCTACGCGGTACAGCAGCAGACGCCCGGCACCTGGCTGCCGCTGAAGGTGAAGCGCGGCGGCGAGGAGCTGGAGATCGTCGTCCGCTTCCCGGTCGACGACAGCAGGTAG
- a CDS encoding EamA family transporter, translating to MSVPERLQAPLITLLTALAPVIWGSTYVVTSELLPPDRPFHAALLRVLPAGLLLLAATRLLPARGEWWRLAVLGTLNIGAFQALLFVAAYRLPGGLAAVLGATQPLLVMALVWLADRQRPPALALVAAAVGIAGMAAMLLGPDSRWDALGAGAALLGAACMAAGTWLGRRWRNGLPVLALTGWQLSIGGLVLLPLALAFEAPLPPLAPAAVAGYAYLSLFGALLTYLLWFRGVARLSPVAVSSLALLSPLTAVILGWALLGQSLRGLSLAGLVAVLGSVLAIQWAMSLKEAAAD from the coding sequence ATGTCCGTTCCCGAACGCCTGCAGGCGCCGCTCATCACGCTGCTCACCGCGCTCGCGCCGGTGATCTGGGGCAGCACCTACGTCGTCACCAGCGAACTGCTGCCGCCCGACCGGCCCTTCCACGCGGCGCTGCTGCGCGTGCTGCCGGCCGGCCTGCTGCTGCTCGCCGCCACCCGGCTGCTGCCGGCGCGCGGCGAATGGTGGCGCCTCGCCGTGCTCGGCACGCTCAACATCGGCGCCTTCCAGGCGCTGCTCTTCGTCGCCGCCTACCGCCTGCCCGGCGGGCTGGCGGCGGTGCTCGGCGCGACGCAGCCGCTGCTGGTGATGGCGCTGGTCTGGCTCGCCGACCGGCAGCGGCCGCCGGCGCTGGCGCTGGTCGCGGCGGCGGTCGGCATCGCCGGCATGGCGGCGATGCTGCTCGGCCCGGACAGCCGCTGGGATGCGCTCGGCGCCGGCGCGGCCCTGCTCGGCGCCGCCTGCATGGCGGCCGGCACCTGGCTCGGCCGCCGCTGGCGGAACGGCCTGCCGGTGCTCGCGCTGACCGGCTGGCAGCTGAGCATCGGCGGCCTCGTCCTGCTGCCGCTCGCGCTCGCCTTCGAGGCGCCGCTGCCGCCGCTGGCGCCGGCCGCCGTCGCCGGCTACGCCTACCTCTCGCTGTTCGGCGCGCTGCTCACCTACCTGCTGTGGTTCCGCGGCGTCGCCCGGCTGTCGCCGGTGGCCGTCTCCTCGCTGGCGCTGCTCAGCCCGCTGACCGCCGTGATCCTCGGCTGGGCGCTGCTCGGGCAGTCGCTGCGCGGGCTGTCGCTGGCGGGCCTGGTCGCCGTGCTCGGCAGCGTGCTGGCGATCCAGTGGGCGATGTCGCTCAAGGAGGCGGCAGCGGACTGA